One Pseudomonas sp. HOU2 genomic window carries:
- the rfbG gene encoding CDP-glucose 4,6-dehydratase produces the protein MEAMGLSADFWRGKRVLITGHTGFKGSWLTLWLQSLGAHVSGFSLDPSTEPSLYELARVHEGINDQRGDLRDLGALLEIIADTEPEIVLHLAAQPLVREGYRDPLGTYSSNVMGTLNLLEAIRQVGCVRACVLVTTDKVYANKEWLWPYREDEALGGHDPYSSSKACCELLAQSYAASFFPADKYAEHGLALATARAGNVLGGGDFAPERLIPDVLKAWTADEPVTLRYPQAVRPWQHALEPLAGYLQLAAGLYEQGPEYAGAWNFGPGEADMCSVGEVVELLASRWPQARGLRIEKSELHEAGLLRLDSSRARQVLGWQPRWTLQQCLTQTLDWHLAWQNGDDMRTVTLGQLNLYRGAL, from the coding sequence ATGGAAGCAATGGGCCTGAGTGCGGATTTCTGGCGTGGCAAGCGCGTCCTGATTACCGGCCACACCGGTTTCAAAGGCAGCTGGCTGACCCTGTGGCTGCAAAGCCTCGGCGCGCACGTCAGCGGTTTCTCGCTGGATCCGTCAACCGAACCAAGCCTGTATGAACTGGCACGGGTTCACGAAGGGATCAACGATCAGCGCGGCGACCTGCGCGATCTCGGCGCGTTGCTGGAGATCATCGCCGACACCGAGCCGGAAATCGTCCTGCACTTGGCCGCGCAGCCGCTGGTGCGTGAAGGTTATCGCGATCCGCTGGGCACTTATTCCAGCAATGTCATGGGCACGCTGAACCTGCTCGAAGCGATTCGTCAGGTCGGTTGCGTGCGCGCCTGCGTGCTGGTGACCACCGACAAGGTCTACGCCAACAAGGAATGGCTGTGGCCGTACCGCGAAGACGAAGCCCTCGGCGGTCACGATCCTTACAGCAGCAGCAAGGCTTGCTGCGAACTGTTGGCGCAGTCTTATGCGGCGTCGTTTTTCCCGGCCGACAAGTACGCCGAGCACGGTCTGGCCCTGGCCACCGCGCGCGCCGGCAACGTGCTGGGTGGCGGCGACTTCGCCCCTGAACGGCTGATTCCCGACGTGCTCAAAGCCTGGACTGCCGACGAGCCGGTGACCCTGCGTTATCCGCAAGCCGTGCGCCCGTGGCAGCACGCGCTGGAACCGCTGGCTGGTTACCTGCAACTGGCTGCCGGCCTCTACGAGCAAGGCCCGGAATACGCCGGGGCGTGGAACTTCGGACCCGGCGAGGCGGACATGTGCAGCGTCGGCGAAGTGGTCGAGCTGCTCGCCAGTCGCTGGCCGCAGGCACGCGGTCTGCGCATCGAAAAAAGTGAATTGCACGAAGCTGGCCTGCTGCGCCTCGACAGTAGTCGCGCCCGTCAGGTGCTCGGCTGGCAGCCACGCTGGACCTTGCAGCAATGCCTGACCCAGACCCTCGACTGGCATCTGGCGTGGCAGAACGGCGATGACATGCGCACCGTGACCCTCGGCCAACTGAACCTGTACCGGGGCGCGCTGTGA
- the rfbC gene encoding dTDP-4-dehydrorhamnose 3,5-epimerase yields MSEFSLKQLPLAGLFSVQHKRFEDQRGHFARLFCEGSLSAFGSEFHIRQINHSCTREKGSVRGLHYQNANAPEAKLITCLRGEVWDVAVDLRPDSETFLHWHAEHLKAGDGRSLLIPAGFAHGFQTLTDDAELLYLHSADYAPEHEGGLSVNDPRLAIAWPLPVNNLSARDSSHPALDQHFAGVRL; encoded by the coding sequence GTGAGCGAGTTTTCCTTGAAACAATTGCCGCTGGCCGGGCTGTTCAGCGTGCAGCACAAACGCTTCGAAGATCAGCGCGGGCATTTCGCCCGGCTGTTCTGCGAGGGCAGCCTGAGTGCGTTCGGCAGCGAATTTCACATCCGCCAGATCAACCACTCCTGCACTCGCGAGAAGGGCAGTGTGCGCGGTCTGCATTACCAGAACGCCAACGCCCCGGAAGCCAAGCTGATCACCTGCCTGCGCGGTGAAGTGTGGGACGTGGCGGTGGATCTGCGTCCTGACTCCGAGACCTTTCTGCACTGGCACGCCGAGCACCTCAAGGCTGGCGACGGTCGCAGCCTGTTGATTCCGGCCGGCTTCGCCCATGGTTTCCAGACCCTCACCGACGACGCCGAACTGCTTTACCTGCACAGCGCCGATTACGCGCCGGAGCATGAGGGCGGGCTGTCGGTGAACGATCCACGGCTGGCGATTGCCTGGCCGTTGCCTGTCAATAATTTGTCAGCGCGTGATTCCAGCCATCCTGCGCTAGATCAACACTTTGCCGGAGTGCGTTTATGA
- a CDS encoding class I SAM-dependent methyltransferase, with protein sequence MNCRGCAAPLSLPLIDLGTSPPSNAYVHADRLEQAEQWVPLKVAVCQQCWLVQTEDYTRADSLFDAEYAYFSSFSSTWLAHAERYVAEMVERFALNADSRVVEVAANDGYLLQYVAARGIPCLGVEPTRSTAQAAREKGLQIREVFFGRDSAAQLYSEGWGADLMAANNVLAHVPDINDFLGGFATLLKPTGVATFEFPQLLTLMAGAQFDTLYHEHYSYLSLTAVQTLCERNGLEVFDVSQLSTHGGSLRVFVQRKDGERRAVQPAVQQQLQAELDAGVKTPEYYATLAPAAERIKHELLRFLLQAKADGKRVVGYGAAAKGNTLLNYAGVKPDLLAWVADANPHKQGKFLPGSRIPIVAPAQIDIEQPDYVLVLPWNLLHEVSQQLAQVRQWDGRFVIAVPEMKVL encoded by the coding sequence ATGAACTGCCGTGGGTGCGCCGCACCGCTGAGCCTGCCGCTGATCGACCTCGGCACCTCGCCGCCATCCAACGCCTATGTGCACGCCGATCGGCTGGAACAGGCCGAACAATGGGTGCCGCTCAAGGTTGCCGTTTGCCAGCAATGCTGGCTGGTGCAGACCGAGGATTACACCCGTGCCGACAGCCTGTTCGATGCCGAATACGCCTACTTCAGTTCGTTTTCCAGCACCTGGCTGGCCCACGCCGAGCGCTATGTCGCCGAGATGGTCGAGCGCTTTGCGCTGAACGCCGACAGCCGCGTGGTCGAAGTGGCGGCCAACGACGGCTACCTGCTGCAGTACGTCGCTGCTCGCGGTATTCCGTGCCTGGGTGTCGAGCCGACCCGCAGCACCGCGCAAGCGGCGCGGGAAAAAGGCCTGCAGATTCGTGAAGTGTTTTTCGGCCGCGACAGCGCTGCGCAGTTGTATAGCGAAGGTTGGGGCGCCGACCTGATGGCGGCCAACAACGTGCTCGCGCATGTGCCGGACATCAACGATTTCCTTGGTGGTTTCGCCACGCTGCTCAAGCCGACCGGCGTCGCTACCTTCGAATTTCCGCAACTGCTGACGCTGATGGCCGGTGCGCAGTTCGACACGCTGTACCACGAGCACTATTCCTACCTGTCGCTGACTGCCGTGCAGACCCTGTGCGAGCGCAATGGTCTGGAAGTGTTCGACGTCAGTCAGTTGAGCACCCACGGCGGTTCGCTGCGGGTGTTCGTGCAACGCAAGGACGGTGAGCGTCGTGCGGTGCAGCCGGCGGTGCAGCAACAACTGCAGGCCGAACTCGATGCCGGGGTGAAAACCCCTGAGTACTACGCGACCCTCGCGCCGGCAGCCGAACGCATCAAGCATGAACTGCTGCGCTTCCTGTTGCAGGCCAAGGCCGACGGCAAGCGTGTGGTCGGTTACGGCGCGGCGGCCAAGGGCAACACCTTGCTCAACTACGCCGGGGTCAAACCGGATCTGCTGGCCTGGGTGGCCGATGCCAACCCGCACAAGCAGGGCAAATTTCTGCCGGGCAGTCGTATCCCGATTGTTGCGCCGGCGCAGATCGATATTGAACAACCGGATTACGTGCTGGTGCTGCCGTGGAACCTGCTGCACGAAGTCAGTCAGCAACTGGCGCAGGTGCGCCAGTGGGACGGGCGCTTCGTGATCGCCGTGCCTGAGATGAAAGTCCTGTGA